Proteins encoded within one genomic window of Pongo abelii isolate AG06213 chromosome 18, NHGRI_mPonAbe1-v2.0_pri, whole genome shotgun sequence:
- the CORO1A gene encoding coronin-1A, with protein MSRQVVRSSKFRHVFGQPAKADQCYEDVRVSQTTWDSGFCAVNPKFVALICEASGGGAFLVLPLGKTGRVDKNAPTVCGHTAPVLDIAWCPHNDNVIASGSEDCTVMVWEIPDGGLMLPLREPVVTLEGHTKRVGIVAWHPTAQNVLLSAGCDNVIMVWDVGTGAAMLTLGPEVHPDTIYSVDWSRDGGLICTSCRDKRVRIIEPRKGTVVAEKDRPHEGTRPVRAVFVSEGKILTTGFSRMSERQVALWDTKHLEEPLSLQELDTSSGVLLPFFDPDTNIVYLCGKGDSSIRYFEITSEAPFLHYLSMFSSKESQRGMGYMPKRGLEVNKCEIARFYKLHERRCEPIAMTVPRKSDLFQEDLYPPTAGPDPALTAEEWLGGRDAGPLLISLKDGYVPPKSRELRVNRGLDTGRRRAAPEASGTPSSDAMSRLEEEMRKLQATVQELQKRLDRLEETVQAK; from the exons ATGAGCCGGCAGGTGGTCCGCTCCAGCAAGTTCCGCCACGTGTTTGGACAGCCAGCCAAGGCCGACCAGTGCTATGAAGATGTGCGCGTCTCACAGACCACCTGGGACAGTGGCTTCTGTGCCGTCAACCCTAAGTTTGTGGCCCTGATCTGTGAGGCCAGCGGGGGAGGGGCCTTCCTGGTGCTGCCCCTGGGCAAG ACTGGACGTGTAGACAAGAATGCGCCCACGGTCTGTGGCCACACAGCCCCTGTGCTAGACATCGCCTGGTGCCCGCACAATGACAACGTCATTGCCAGTGGCTCCGAGGACTGCACAGTCATG GTGTGGGAGATCCCGGATGGGGGCCTGATGTTGCCCCTGCGGGAGCCTGTCGTCACCCTGGAGGGCCACACCAAGCGTGTAGGCATTGTGGCCTGGCACCCCACAGCCCAGAACGTGCTGCTCAGTGCAG GTTGTGACAACGTGATCATGGTGTGGGACGTGGGCACTGGGGCGGCCATGCTGACGCTGGGCCCAGAGGTGCACCCAGACACGATCTACAGTGTGGACTGGAGCCGAGACGGAGGCCTCATTTGTACCTCCTGCCGTGACAAGCGCGTGCGCATCATCGAGCCCCGCAAAGGCACTGTTGTAGCT GAGAAGGATCGTCCCCACGAGGGGACCCGGCCCGTGCGTGCAGTGTTCGTGTCGGAGGGGAAGATCCTGACCACGGGCTTCAGCCGCATGAGTGAGCGGCAGGTGGCGCTGTGGGACACA AAGCACCTGGAGGAGCCGCTGTCCCTGCAGGAGCTGGACACCAGCAGCGGTGTCCTGCTGCCCTTCTTTGACCCTGACACCAACATCGTCTACCTCTGTGGCAAG GGTGACAGCTCTATCCGGTACTTTGAGATCACTTCCGAGGCCCCGTTCCTGCACTATCTCTCCATGTTCAGTTCCAAGGAGTCCCAGCGGGGCATGGGCTACATGCCCAAACGTGGGCTGGAGGTGAACAAGTGTGAGATCGCCAG GTTCTACAAGCTGCACGAGCGGAGGTGTGAGCCCATTGCCATGACAGTGCCTCGAAAG TCGGACCTGTTCCAGGAGGACCTGTACCCACCCACCGCAGGGCCTGACCCTGCCCTCACGGCTGAGGAGTGGCTGGGGGGTCGGGATGCTGGGCCCCTCCTCATCTCCCTCAAGGATGGCTACGTACCCCCAAAGAGCCGGGAGCTGAGGGTCAACCGGGGCCTGGACACTGGGCGCAGGAGGGCAGCACCAGAGGCCAGTGGCACTCCCAGCTCG GATGCCATGTCCCGGCTGGAGGAGGAGATGCGGAAGCTCCAGGCCACGGTGCAGGAGCTCCAGAAGCGCTTGGACAGGCTGGAGGAGACAGTCCAGGCCAAGTAG